Proteins encoded within one genomic window of Anopheles gambiae chromosome 3, idAnoGambNW_F1_1, whole genome shotgun sequence:
- the LOC1277930 gene encoding uncharacterized protein LOC1277930 isoform X4, whose translation MDKDGEKKGGGDKKGGGGQSGTGLGGAAGVNDPAALLDAASLFAYWGRDPSAMAAAVSNPLFGSQFGMPGGLGGLMPNAGSGSGSGNDRFAMSHHNQNTMAVAASQAASLAGLHNNWWSMAQLAAQDYFARLQATGMSQLPFSHDLAGAFPAGLGLGAMSAAAAAAAVAATGGNAAGGGAGGSGSGTGGSGGGSGKGGSGGGKGKKRDRSSNSNSSNASSGGGGSAGGMGGMGAGGMGGGVGGSNNSSYKNSPSPSASQAAAAAAYKQSLYSQATLHKELMAITAAAAAAQNQQHSGGGSGGGGGGGGGSSSSQQSQQQQQQHQQQQQQQQQQLQQQQLQQHQQHQLASLGMLAGLGGTGSSGSASPGSSSSKQKSSSSGGGGSSSSLASPHGASRLIGNDSISITRGSSSPSMSSSKQQPTPSVTISASHGNPGSSSSSSSGSSAQQNHLQNLSSSSRSSKDGKGGNSNNANASGGPSAADLGLSASMNALSTLSQFNNLDLTTQQNMTATMNALAASQAKAKDYISSGILNDPSSLLGVRLPPDTEIIKYTSSIVGPKASGGTGRGPKRQRLEPNEYGGGGGGGGSNNSSGVGGGGGSGGGSHLSSGSGSGGSAGLLPPGLSHHHHHQLGSNGGLVSGASSGTGGSNDRIEVIKLPPTITSNGVYNAGKGAGKDSMMDHMNEWSGLNLSAKGSGGGGGSSSAAATIVSSLTAGGMNSSGSNNQSSGMMEQDDAPLNLSMKPSKSSNEGMRSDSTHSASSSSPAMSGASANSLQSLSTITAALGGAAGNANDSSRSRRKSDNKNRRNAAAAAAAAAAAAAAALGAGPLGLDGSVNMSLASAAAAYAAAAPVSTGAGLGTGTNSTSTLNSLLMASVGTGTGTNTITTTSNTTTSGGGSSGSGSGGGIAGGSSSAAGGASSSATAAANAANHQLMAAQLGFNSSLSELLKISNYEEYDYASLSGGSQFKEGRPRNLGRGVSKPKKNTVASLLAQSRAVGSKPLTAQQLLTQDAEIEKLRQAMLEASRNQSMDNSTSNTNTDTESISESGMSESEGEEHINLKELRVPLEKGWRRETVIRGLTRNGHIKGDVYYYPPQSVNKMKGMNQIQLYLDQFKPKDLSRDNFSFSAKAIVGTFLQPAPLPYATDGEFIKMTDVEVARRLEDLKMFTRHAGLGVEQRIEIAKQQQALRDAKKLAKEEMNKNKEKARQAKEAERNERLEQQRKERELKNQQALEAKKKREEELARQKAEEAARKAQELAKQKELMYAMEMERERRRQHMALIKQLELRRKFEEKEKKKHQVILDKLIQREKKLVMRKRDTNILAELRKPQEDSEIVDQTVLPSFSRIPGLKLTGTGYADLLMVFEFLHNFGETLGFDMESLPNLQSLHLALTSENAIDAEEELLSVMTHLLVCAIEDPGIPNPGRHTTLLGQTLRQADITHTNVSEILRIYLYAVATGEVKLQSGINLERDRDAPSKHHLVNDEDFKMCSTKNSQFYELLAENARYKLSELLKDKPFVALNPTTKTEILAMLCNDLLMNKAVCKQIDSSLEAQAQLKKERYLLDNKIRKYKMLVARKQRLEQYEKAQQAALEKSLSMKAAEEAKRAEEAAAMAAAAAAAEAAAAAAAEAAASAATASSEEAALAAEGETKLPAGETEATAGDSECEVVENGTEKESAPPVEGEGFNSVPPAEGASGQGELEEGEIVNKKDFGAEGHKTDDDDDDDDNDVVEIVPMPVTCTVTEDSCPNTIPTSSEVEGEENGQSKLDTTAAPESGEPMDTSSVEPSESSSLNQNHTESLNGIDAPTPAGDSCSTRIEGNGPSAHHPLPEEHHAPPTTPPPPPPPAPSQHAIVHPVMQQHNKAIMQLEPGEIPPPGMDISALGMRHMAGGEIQTISVPSTPEESPVKMGEVGGETPNGGVFNIPGKPLTAEMTNGGEQPSQHQQQTPQVHQNQSNNSASELDLLSKSMINDHSTCGDRADEDNSDLESEGTQLEEDEDAHLTAEEAQRKYDKILETSFQNKQQLENALNQLRVKCFGQDRYWRRYWNLGKCGGIYVEAMESTQPEMYRYENALEEVQSRPDYVPKYAPAIKPESAVKQDPAEDVAAAECKKEEGEVDAVKPEIIADEQGTKQELQPTEDRKRKRCSSVSLKKLKKKKKKQRTTSEGGESFRGNHGSAAGGFNDAADDEDDGDDEEEDGPDDEDDCSRTSFSNGPALEDGRTADSQSDDCKIIEEPEVVQKEGASNGDNGANGQSATREGTGEDRTGSSSEINNGSNDNADGEGHGQKENEAQQENHKSVEDGQSVEGAPNHNATPKKSDDQLMDIEDSIPTAILVQKGNDHDETKTVEVNNQIGGVNVSPHQPTAGSGASAATPEDDDDVTMVQEETPTITIPDDDTESGDRMPTAPCEGVKTEHDNKGSTTLTDSMNCDMKPKLMENGVEMRDPGELVECQLQEVDDDEEIVTGARGNHGSANDCKPMIAAGDNGGVDRKPRTTTTTSSVISYGSDVEMIEVKDEDSNNCAVRAPITPGSYLYLRNTDTKQEKEFSDQLLNRWFSIVDKELPLSSTECPLPTINGSTPASLARQIFTNITCREICQIQGNRWDIGNNIQFFSVPLEKGVEIHFPNESILSMSGLDDDEINEVIAKKSRPEPLQLSDMKPAFKRETIEYSYSQHHPNQIRLRAEMMAEETADPEEYGNFSLPAYMTLTLSNLTAYVQCDQFQPLQMTPEEEKQLEDVKQHGAPQKTEPQVVPREFRYGWWKINDIEELNELIKALNPRGVRERLLRQSLLESLAESVNLTTPHHVSHPRAAPPPNGYIEPEAWNAWNPSIARRVEVALLDQIEAMEDKVASASMQVKGWQMPQREGDSENGVVEDVTIEMLRERILGLEAAIERRYLKPPLGIKSPIHSTTEAQMAVIAQQESHSNQNNVSNLSNCSNSSAEDENLPKGLLSWRDAVERSVTTAQLSMALYVLESCVAWDKSIMKANCQFCQSGESEDKLLLCDGCDRGYHTYCFKPRMDKIPDGDWYCFECKNKATGDRKCIVCGGLRPPPLGKMVYCELCPRAYHQDCYIPPMLKYPRGKWYCQNCVAKAPPKKKPQRKPKERTTNNSSQSLLNSSLNSSQNQSLNSSHEDIATTPLSPAHSIASTSHEESSAPQHLQPPHSSVPGVPMPAAPATASTSSAYHHQLQQQQQHPQQPLPPPLHPQQYGGAPLVDANNYAMCHPPVPNETMALYGQQQAQQLQQQQQQQQYYQQYYQQQQPSTSVGPALAPPAPPQQPYYPTPVESSATSAATVEQEAQSDYVASGEAAQYSASEGYTHAQSTSECEPDQQESPAEVDDQIEASSESPVPAAGGGEFYSPSSNAMNAAGSSTSYLDSDRTPGGQDGEEGSCGGDSSEEYQPRPSPVKDSLCLAGSSSSSSSSISDHQRKERSKERDEAKERAKQEKKATKRLLKELAVCKTILEEMELHEDSWPFLLPVNTKQFPTYRKVIKSPMDLSTIKKRLQDLVYKSREDFIADVRQIFDNCEVFNEDDSPVGIAGHGMRKFFEQRWADLTDKHS comes from the exons ATGGATAAGGACGGGGAGAAGAAGGGCGGCGGCGATAAGAAGGGTGGCGGCGGGCAGTCGGGAACCGGTCTGGGAGGCGCAGCCGGTGTTAACGATCCGGCCGCGCTGCTAGATGCCGCCTCACTGTTCG CGTACTGGGGACGGGATCCGTCCGCAATGGCCGCCGCAGTCTCCAACCCACTGTTCGGCTCACAGTTCGGCATGCCCGGCGGGCTCGGCGGGCTGATGCCGAACGCCGGTTCCGGCTCGGGCAGCGGCAACGACCGGTTCGCCATGTCCCACCACAACCAGAACACGATGGCGGTGGCCGCGTCTCAGGCCGCCTCCCTGGCCGGTTTGCACAACA ATTGGTGGTCGATGGCACAGCTGGCAGCTCAGGATTACTTCGCCCGCCTGCAAGCGACCGGCATGTCGCAGCTTCCCTTCTCCCACGATCTGGCCGGCGCATTCCCGGCCGGGCTGGGGCTCGGGGCGATGAGTGCGGCGGCTGCCGCGGCCGCCGTTGCCGCCACCGGTGGGAATGCGGCGGGCGGTGGAGCGGGCGGTAGTGGTAGTGGCACCGGTGGGTCCGGTGGTGGCTCGGGCAAGGGCGGCTCGGGCGGTGGCAAGGGCAAGAAGCGTGACcgcagcagcaatagcaacagcagcaatgcCAGCTCGGGCGGTGGTGGCTCGGCTGGTGGGATGGGCGGTATGGGTGCCGGTGGTATGGGTGGCGGCGTGGGAGGCAGTAACAATTCTTCGTACAAG AACTCACCCTCACCGTCCGCATCACAGGCCGCGGCTGCCGCTGCCTACAAACAGTCCCTCTACAGCCAGGCGACCCTGCACAAGGAGCTGATGGCCATTACGGCGGCCGCAGCAGCTGCCCAGAATCAACAGCATTCCGGCGGAGGaagtggcggcggtggtggaggaggaggtggcAGCTCAAGCAGTCAACAgtcccagcagcaacagcagcagcaccagcagcaacagcagcaacagcagcaacaactgcaacagcagcaactgcagcaacaccagcagcatcagctCGCCAGCCTCGGCATGCTGGCCGGGCTCGGTGGCAccggcagcagtggcagcgcCAGTCCCGGCAGCTCATCCTCCAAACAGAAATCCTCCTCGTCCGGCGGCGGTGGATCGTCCTCCTCGCTCGCGTCACCGCACGGTGCGAGCCGGCTGATTGGGAACGATTCGATATCGATCACGCGCGGTTCCAGCTCGCCCTCGATGAGCTCGAGCAAACAGCAGCCAACGCCCAGCGTTACCATCAGTGCCAGCCACGGGAATCCCgggtcctcctcgtcctcctcctccggctCGTCCGCCCAGCAGAACCATCTGCAGAATctatcgtcgtcgtcgcgcTCGTCGAAGGATGGCAAGGGTGGCAATAGCAACAACGCCAATGCCAGCGGTGGACCAAGTGCGGCCGATCTGG GTCTGAGCGCGTCCATGAACGCCCTGAGCACACTGTCGCAGTTTAACAATCTCGACCTGACGACGCAGCAGAACATGACGGCCACGATGAACGCACTGGCAGCGAGCCAGGCCAAAGCGAAGGACTACATCTCCTCCGGGATACtgaa TGATCCTTCCTCGCTGCTGGGCGTGCGCTTGCCACCGGACACGGAGATCATCAAGTACACCTCTTCCATCGTGGGGCCCAAAGCATCGGGCGGGACCGGCCGTGGAC CCAAGCGCCAGCGACTGGAACCGAACGAGtatggaggaggaggaggaggtggcgGCAGTAACAACAGTAGTGGtgtcggcggcggtggtggcagtggcggcggttcgcatCTCAGCTCGGGCAGTGGAAGCGGCGGCTCGGCCGGACTGCTTCCGCCCGGTCTctcccatcaccaccaccatcagctcGGTAGCAACGGTGGGCTAGTCTCGGGAGCATCGTCCGGGACGGGCGGATCGAACGATCGGATCGAGGTCATCAAACTGCCACCGACCATCACCTCGAACGGGGTGTACAATGCCGGAAAGGGCGCGG GTAAAGATTCCATGATGGATCATATGAACGAATGGTCGGGACTTAATCTGAGCGCGAAAGGCTCGGGTGGAGGTGGTGGGTCTTCTTCGGCCGCTGCCACCATTGTGTCCTCGTTGACGGCGGGCGGTATGAACAGTAGCGGAAGCAACAATCAGTCATCCGGCATGATGGAGCAGGACGATGCACCGCTCAACCTGTCGATGAAACCGTCAAAATCGTCCAACGAAGGAATGCGCAGTGACTCCACCCACTCGGCATCCTCGTCCTCACCTGCCATGTCCGGTGCGAGTGCCAACAGTTTGCAGAGCCTGAGCACCATCACGGCGGCGCTCGGTGGAGCGGCCGGCAATGCGAACGATTCGTCACGAT cgCGTCGAAAGTCCGACAATAAAAACCGTCGCAATGCGGCggctgcagcagcggcagcggcggccgctgccgctgccgcacTCGGGGCCGGTCCCCTCGGCCTGGACGGGAGTGTCAACATGAGCCTGGCATCGGCGGCAGCCGCGTACGCTGCGGCCGCACCGGTCTCGACCGGTGCAGGTCTGGGCACCGGTACGAACAGCACCAGCACGCTCAACTCCCTGCTGATGGCGTCGGTTGGGACCGGCACGGGTACCaataccatcaccaccacctccaacaCAACCACCAGCGGCGGCGGTAGCAGTGGCAGCGGAAGCGGTGGGGGCATTGCCGGGGGCAGCAGTAGCGCCGCCGGTGGCGCTTCGTCCTCGGCCACGGCTGCTGCCAATGCCGCCAACCATCAGCTGATGGCGGCTCAGCTGGGCTTCAACAGCTCACTGTCGGAGCTTTTGAAAATCTCCAATTACGAGGAGTACGATTACGCATCGCTCAGCGGCGGAT CTCAATTCAAGGAAGGACGTCCACGTAATCTGGGCCGAGGTGTGTCCAAGCCGAAGAAGAACACCGTTGCCTCCCTGTTGGCGCAGAGCCGTGCCGTTGGCTCGAAGCCACTGACTGCCCAGCAGTTGCTCACACAGGATGCAGAAATT GAAAAGCTACGCCAGGCAATGCTTGAGGCGAGTCGAAACCAATCGATGGACAATAGCACCTCCAACACCAACACCGACACCGAAAGCATCTCCGAGAGCGGCATGTCCGAGTCGGAGGGCGAGGAGCACATTAACTTGAAGGAGCTTCGCGTTCCGCTCGAGAAGGGTTGGCGCCGAGAGACGGTGATTCGCGGGCTCACGAGAAACGGGCACATCAAGGGTGATGTGTACTACTACCCACCGCAGAGCGTGAACAAGATGAAGGGCATGAATCAAATTCAGCTG TATCTAGATCAGTTTAAACCGAAGGATCTGAGCCGCGATAACTTTAGCTTCTCGGCGAAGGCCATCGTTGGTACGTTCTTGCAACCTGCCCCACTGCCGTACGCGACGGACGGTGAGTTCATCAAGATGACGGACGTTGAGGTGGCACGCCGGCTGGAGGATCTGAAAATGTTCACCCGGCATGCGGGACTCGGTGTAGAACAGAGGATCGAAATCGCCAAGCAACAGCAGGCACTGCGGGACGCAAAGAAGTTGGCCAAGGAAGAGATGAACAAAAATAAGGAAAAG GCACGACAGGCAAAGGAAGCTGAACGGAATGAACGCTTGGAGCAGCAGCGCAAAGAGAGGGAACTGAAAAATCAACAGGCACTAGAG GCAAAGAAGAAGCGTGAAGAGGAACTTGCACGACAGAAAGCGGAGGAAGCTGCCCGTAAAGCACAG GAACTTGCCAAGCAGAAGGAGTTGATGTATGCAATGGAAATG GAACGTGAAAGGCGAAGGCAACATATGGCCCTGATTAAACAGTTAGAGCTGCGTCGCAAATTcgaagagaaggaaaagaagaaacaccAG GTAATTCTGGATAAGTTGATCCAACGGGAGAAGAAACTCGTGATGAGAAAGCGGGACACAAACATTCTAGCCGAATTGAG AAAACCTCAAGAGGACTCCGAGATCGTGGATCAAACGGTGTTGCCTTCTTTCTCAAGAATTCCTGGCCTCAAGCTGACGGGTACCGGGTATGCTGATCTGCTGATGGTATTTGAGTTCTTGCACAACTTTGGCGAAACGCTTGGATTCG ACATGGAGTCACTGCCCAACTTGCAATCTTTGCATCTCGCACTAACGTCGGAGAACGCGATCGATGCCGAGGAAGAGCTGCTGTCTGTGATGACACATCTCCTTGTGTGCGCAATAGAAGATCCGGGCATCCCCAACCCAGGCCGCCATACGACACTGCTCGGCCAAACGCTACGCCAGGCGGACATCACGCACACGAACGTGTCGGAAATATTGCGCATCTATCTGTACGCGGTGGCCACCGGCGAGGTGAAGCTACAGTCCGGCATCAATCTCGAGCGCGATCGTGACGCCCCGTCCAAGCATCATCTAGTCAATGACGAGGATTTCAAGATGTGCAGCACGAAGAACTCCCAGTTCTACGAGCTGCTGGCCGAGAACGCACGCTACAAACTGTCCGAGCTGCTGAAGGACAAACCGTTCGTGGCGCTCAACCCAACCACCAAGACGGAAATCCTGGCCATGCTGTGCAACGATCTGCTCATGAACAAAGCCGTCTGCAAGCAGATCGACAGCAGTCTGGAGGCGCAAGCGCAACTCAAAAAGGAACGGTACCTGCTGGACAACAAAATCCGAAAGTACAAGATGCTGGTAGCCCGCAAACAGCGGCTGGAGCAGTACGAGAAGGCACAGCAAGCAGCGCTGGAGAAATCACTCTCCATGAAGGCAGCCGAAGAAGCGAAACGTGCGGAAGAGGCCGCGGCAATGgcggccgcagcagcagcagcggaagcagccgcagcagcagcagccgaggcagcagcttcagcagcgaCCGCGTCGTCAGAAGAAGCAGCGTTAGCAGCCGAGGGAGAGACTAAGCTTCCGGCAGGTGAAACTGAGGCCACAGCGGGTGACAGTGAGTGTGAAGTGGTTGAGAacggtacggaaaaggagtcGGCGCCACCAGTTGAAGGGGAAGGATTCAATTCCGTCCCACCGGCCGAAGGAGCAAGTGGGCAGGGAGAGCTGGAAGAAGGTGAAATTGTTAACAAGAAAGATTTCGGTGCGGAAGGACATAAgactgatgatgacgatgatgatgacgataatGACGTTGTAGAAATCGTCCCAATGCCGGTAACGTGTACAGTGACGGAAGATTCCTGCCCAAACACTATCCCCACATCGTCCGAGGTGGAAGGGGAAGAAAATGGTCAGTCAAAGCTAGACACCACCGCTGCGCCAGAATCGGGTGAACCAATGGATACGTCATCGGTAGAGCCGTCCGAGTCCAGCTCACTCAATCAAAATCACACCGAATCTCTGAATGGTATCGACGCTCCTACGCCTGCCGGGGATAGTTGTTCTACTCGGATTGAAGGAAACGGTCCTAGCGCACATCATCCACTGCCGGAGGAACATCACGCTCCGCCTACCacacctcctccaccaccaccgccggcacCATCGCAGCACGCCATCGTGCATCCTGTAatgcagcagcacaacaagGCGATCATGCAGCTAGAGCCAGGGGAAATACCGCCACCCGGTATGGACATTTCGGCACTGGGCATGCGTCACATGGCTGGAGGCGAAATACAGACGATATCTGTACCCTCAACGCCTGAGGAAAGCCCAGTGAAGATGGGCGAGGTGGGTGGTGAGACGCCCAACGGTGGTGTGTTCAACATTCCCGGCAAACCACTAACCGCCGAAATGACCAACGGCGGCGAGCAACCGtcacagcaccagcagcagacaCCGCAAGTGCATCAGAATCAATCGAACAACTCCGCGTCGGAGTTGGACTTGCTGTCAAAGTCCATGATCAACGATCACAGCACATGCGGCGATCGGGCGGACGAAGACAACAGCGATCTGGAGAGCGAAGGCACTCAGCTGGAAGAGGACGAGGACGCCCATTTGACAGCGGAAGAGGCGCAGCGGAAGTATGACAAGATTCTGGAAACGTCCTTCCAGAACAAGCAGCAGCTGGAGAACGCACTGAACCAGCTGCGGGTGAAATGCTTCGGACAGGATCGGTACTGGCGTCGGTACTGGAATCTGGGCAAGTGTGGTGGCATCTACGTCGAGGCGATGGAATCAACCCAGCCTGAGATGTATCGGTATGAGAATGCGCTCGAAGAAGTGCAGAGCCGGCCCGACTACGTGCCGAAGTATGCGCCAGCCATCAAACCCGAGAGCGCAGTGAAGCAGGATCCAGCGGAAGAtgttgcagcagcagagtgCAAGAAAGAGGAAGGTGAAGTTGATGCGGTTAAGCCTGAAATTATCGCAGATGAACAGGGCACGAAACAGGAACTGCAGCCCACGGAGGATCGAAAGCGAAAGCGTTGCTCATCGGTGTCGCTTAAAAagttgaagaagaagaaaaagaagcaacgCACCACCTCCGAGGGTGGGGAATCGTTCCGTGGCAATCATGGCAGTGCTGCCGGTGGGTTTAACGATGCCGCtgacgatgaggatgatggtgatgatgaggaAGAGGACGGGCCAGACGATGAGGACGACTGTTCGCGTACTAGCTTCAGCAATGGGCCAGCGCTGGAGGATGGTCGTACTGCTGATTCACAGTCCGATGATTGTAAAATCATCGAAGAGCCGGAAGTTGTGCAAAAGGAAGGCGCTAGCAATGGCGATAATGGTGCAAATGGACAATCCGCTACTCGTGAGGGTACGGGAGAGGATCGTACCGGGTCCTCTAGCGAGATCAATAATGGATCAAATGACAACGCGGACGGAGAAGGCCATGGACAGAAGGAGAATGAAGCGCAACAGGAGAACCACAAATCGGTGGAAGATGGCCAATCGGTGGAAGGCGCCCCGAATCATAACGCAACGCCCAAGAAGTCCGACGATCAGCTTATGGACATTGAGGATTCAATTCCGACAGCGATCCTCGTACAGAAGGGCAACGATCACGATGAAACGAAAACGGTGGAAGTGAATAATCAGATTGGTGGTGTGAACGTGTCGCCCCATCAGCCTACGGCGGGCTCGGGAGCATCGGCAGCCACGCCCGAAGATGACGATGACGTGACGATGGTACAGGAGGAAACGCCCACGATCACCATCCCCGATGACGATACGGAGAGTGGCGATCGGATGCCGACGGCACCGTGCGAAGGTGTCAAGACGGAGCACGACAACAAGGGGTCAACGACGCTGACCGATAGCATGAACTGTGATATGAAGCCAAAACTGATGGAAAATGGAGTCGAGATGCGTGACCCGGGCGAGTTGGTCGAGTGTCAGCTGCAGGAGgtggacgacgacgaggagatAGTGACGGGAGCGCGTGGAAACCACGGCAGTGCGAACGATTGCAAACCAATGATCGCGGCCGGCGATAATGGTGGAGTTGATCGTAAGCCGcgcacgacgacgaccacctCCTCGGTGATCTCGTACGGCAGCGACGTTGAGATGATCGAGGTCAAGGACGAAGACAGCAACAACTGTGCGGTCCGTGCTCCGATCACGCCGGGCAGCTACCTTTACCTGCGCAACaccgacacgaagcaggagaAAGAGTTTAGCGATCAGCTGCTGAACCGTTGGTTCTCGATCGTGGACAAGGAGCTGCCGCTCTCGAGCACGGAATGTCCGCTGCCGACGATAAACGGCAGCACGCCCGCCTCTCTGGCGCGGCAAATCTTCACCAACATCACGTGCCGCGAGATCTGCCAGATTCAGGGCAACCGGTGGGACATTGGCAACAACATCCAGTTCTTCAGCGTGCCGCTGGAGAAGGGCGTCGAGATCCATTTCCCGAACGAGTCAATTCTGTCCATGTCCGGGCTGGACGATGACGAGATCAACGAGGTGATCGCGAAGAAGAGTCGCCCCGAACCGCTTCAGCTGTCCGACATGAAGCCGGCGTTCAAGCGGGAAACGATCGAGTACTCGTACAGCCAGCACCACCCGAACCAGATCCGGTTGCGGGCGGAGATGATGGCGGAGGAGACGGCCGATCCGGAAGAGTACGGGAACTTTTCGCTGCCGGCGTACATGACGCTTACCCTGTCGAATCTGACCGCGTACGTGCAGTGCGACCAGTTCCAACCGCTCCAGATGACACCGGAAGAGGAGAAGCAGCTGGAGGACGTGAAGCAGCACGGTGCACCGCAGAAAACCGAACCGCAGGTGGTGCCGCGTGAGTTTCGCTACGGCTGGTGGAAGATCAACGACATCGAGGAGCTGAACGAGCTGATCAAGGCGCTGAATCCGCGCGGCGTCCGGGAGCGGCTGCTGCGCCAGAGCCTGCTGGAGTCGCTGGCGGAAAGCGTGAACCTGACCACGCCGCACCATGTGTCGCACCCGCGGGCAGCACCGCCTCCGAACGGGTACATCGAGCCGGAAGCATGGAACGCCTGGAACCCGTCCATCGCGCGGCGAGTCGAGGTCGCACTGCTCGACCAGATCGAAGCGATGGAGGACAAGGTGGCGAGCGCCTCGATGCAGGTGAAGGGCTGGCAGATGCCGCAGCGCGAGGGCGACAGCGAGAACGGGGTGGTGGAGGACGTGACGATCGAGATGCTGCGCGAGCGCATCCTCGGGCTGGAAGCGGCCATCGAACGGCGCTACCTCAAGCCACCGCTGGGAATCAA GTCTCCCATCCACAGCACCACCGAGGCGCAGATGGCGGTCATTGCGCAGCAGGAGTCGCACAGCAATCAGAACAACGTCTCGAACCTGTCCAACTGCTCGAACAGTTCCGCCGAGGATGAGAATCTCCCGAAAG GTCTGCTGTCATGGCGCGACGCAGTAGAACGATCCGTCACTACCGCTCAACTCTCGATGGCACTGTACGTGCTGGAATCGTGCGTCGCCTGGGACAAGAGCATCATGAAAGCG AATTGTCAGTTCTGTCAATCGGGAGAGTCCGAGgacaagctgctgctgtgcgaCGGCTGCGACCGGGGCTACCACACCTACTGCTTCAAGCCACGCATGGACAAGATTCCGGACGGTGATTG GTATTGTTTTGAGTGTAAAAACAAAGCTACTGGTGATAGGAAGTGTATAGTTTGTGGAGGACTACGACCACCGCCGCTAGGCAAGATGGTCTACTGTGAGCTGTGTCCACGGGCCTACCATCAGGACTGCTACATACCGCCGATGCTGAAG TATCCCCGAGGCAAATGGTACTGCCAGAACTGTGTAGCAAAGGCACCGCCAAAGAAGAAGCCGCAGCGTAAGCCGAAGGAacgcaccaccaacaacagctCCCAGTCGCTGCTGAACAGCTCGCTCAACAGCTCGCAGAACCAGTCGCTCAACTCGTCCCACGAGGATATCGCAACGACCCCGTTAAG TCCAGCACATTCAATAGCGTCCACGAGTCATGAAGAATCGTCGGCGCCACAACATCTACAGCCACCGCATAGCAGCGTGCCGGGAGTACCGATGCCAGCGGCACCAGCAACAGCCTCAACATCATCGGCTTACCATCATcaactccagcagcagcagcaacatccacagcaaccactaccaccaccattacATCCGCAACAGTACGGAGGGGCACCTTTGGTTGATGCGAACAACTACGCCATGTGTCATCCCCCGGTGCCGAACGAAACGATGGCGCTGTACGGTCAACAGCAAgcacagcagctgcagcagcagcagcagcagcagcaatactATCAGCAGTACtatcagcaacaacagcctTCAACCTCGGTTGGGCCAGCCCTAGCTCCGCCAGCTCCGCCACAACAACCGTATTATCCAACTCCGGTCGAAAGTAGCGCGACCAGCGCGGCTACAGTAGAGCAAGAAGCACAGTCGGATTACGTCGCCTCCGGTGAGGCAGCACAATATTCCGCCTCCGAAGGCTACACCCACGCACAAAGCACATCGGAGTGTGAGCCAGATCAGCAGGAATCACCCGCTGAAGTGGACGATCAAATCGAGGCGTCATCGGAATCGCCCGTTCCcgccgctggtggtggtgaatttTATTCACCTTCAAGCAACGCGATGAATGCGGCAGGTAGCTCGACAAGCTATCTGGACAGCGATCGTACACCCGGCGGGCAGGATGGAGAGGAGGGCAGCTGTGGTGGCGACTCGTCGGAAGAGTATCAACCGCGACCGTCGCCGGTTAAGGACTCGCTGTGTCTGGcgggcagcagtagcagtagcagcagtagtattAGCGACCACCAGCGCAAGGAGCGGTCGAAGGAGCGCGATGAAGCGAAGGAGCGTGCCAAGCAGGAGAAGAAGGCCACCAAAAGACTGCTGAAAGAGTTGGCCGTCTGCAAAACCATCCTGGAGGAAATGGAG CTTCACGAAGATTCGTGGCCATTTTTGCTGCCGGTAAACACCAAACAGTTTCCGACGTATCGTAAGGTCATCAAAAGCCCGATGGATCTTTCGACGATTAAGAAACGCCTCCAGGATTTAGT ATATAAATCACGCGAAGACTTTATAGCAGACGTGCGGCAAATTTTCGACAACTGTGAAGTCTTCAACGAGGATGACTCACCTGTCGGCATTGCCGGGCACGGTATGCGCAAGTTCTTCGAGCAACGATGGGCTGACTTGACGGACAAGCACTCTTGA